A DNA window from Ornithobacterium rhinotracheale DSM 15997 contains the following coding sequences:
- a CDS encoding HdeD family acid-resistance protein produces MENLISKFIGTVKHWYIPFIIGILFIGVGIYTFYVPVEAYLVLSIIFSVSFFISGIFDAVFAWQNQKTLPNWGWIFVFGIFTWMIGMYLWIYPKISMEVLPYYVGFVLMFRSFQLLGFALDIKAYAPNKWLGLFIWSIVGIFISFLLLANPIIAGLSLVALTGTSFIILGFASCYLAFNLKSLKNNLDKKISPEMREKIQSLENEFQEIVRKK; encoded by the coding sequence ATGGAAAATCTAATTTCTAAATTCATCGGGACAGTTAAGCATTGGTACATTCCTTTCATTATCGGTATTTTATTTATCGGCGTAGGGATTTATACATTTTATGTTCCAGTAGAGGCCTACTTGGTATTATCGATTATCTTTAGTGTTTCATTTTTTATCTCAGGGATTTTCGATGCGGTGTTTGCTTGGCAAAACCAAAAAACTTTGCCTAACTGGGGGTGGATTTTTGTTTTTGGTATTTTTACATGGATGATCGGGATGTATCTATGGATTTATCCTAAAATCTCTATGGAAGTTTTACCATACTATGTGGGATTTGTTTTAATGTTCCGCTCGTTCCAATTATTGGGCTTTGCCCTAGACATTAAAGCCTATGCACCAAATAAGTGGCTTGGTCTTTTCATTTGGAGTATCGTCGGGATATTTATCTCATTCCTACTTTTAGCCAATCCAATTATAGCAGGGCTTTCGCTTGTGGCACTCACAGGTACATCCTTCATCATTTTAGGATTTGCATCTTGCTATTTAGCTTTTAATTTAAAAAGCTTAAAAAATAATTTGGATAAAAAAATCTCTCCAGAAATGAGAGAAAAAATACAA